The nucleotide window GTTGCTGAACGGACTTAATATAGGGGGAATCAGATTCTCTACAAATATAAATCTCCTGATATTATTTTTACTCGCATGTATTGTTGCTGTAGCCTGCGGACTTGCGGGAGATATACTGAATGACTTTAAATCGGGATTTAAAATGAAAGTCAGTCCAGGAGAACAGTTTGCAGGAGAACTCATAGGAGCTGTTGTAAGTTCATTTGTAGTCGCTTTTCTGTTTTTCATATTTTTTGACGTTTATAAAAATATCGGTCCTAAAGAAAATTCCGAACTTATAGTATTACAGGCTTCCATCGTTGCCTCAATAATAAAAGGAATACCTTTTATTAATATATTCTGGATAGGTTTCGGAGCGGGATTTACTCTGAATATGCTGAATTTACCTGTGCTTACTTTCGGAATAGGTATTTATCTTCCTTTTTATTTGACATTACCTGTATTTGCAGGAGGATTGTTAAGTTTAATAGCTTCCCGTATATCTCAGAAGTTTTCTTCAAATATGCTTCTTTTTTCTAACGGTCTCATGTCCGGAGAAGCTATTGTAGGAGTTATTTTATCCATACTTGCTTATATTAAGCTCTTTATATGATTGGAGGATTAATATTATGATTTTAGGATTTGATATAGGAAATACTCATATTGTTCCGATATTTTATGATAACAACGGCAAAATTAAAGCGTCTTTCAGAATTCCGACACGTTTATCTTTCACTGAAGACACTTTGTTTTCCATGCTGAAAACATTGGCAGATAACAATAATATAAATATTTACGATGTTACGGATATTGCCGTTTCTTCGGTCGTTCCTCATATTAATGAGATTTTCGAGTATCTGGGACAGAATTATTTTGATATTCAGCCTGAATTTATTTCTCTCGATACTATAAACGATGAAATTAAATTACTCGACGGAATGGAAAGAGGATTGGGTGCTGATAGAATAGCCGATATTTTGGCGGCTAAAAAACTTTTCCCCGAAAAAGAATTTGTAATTATCGATTTCGGTACGGCAACTACTTTTGATGCAGTTAAAAATTCCACTTATATGGGCGGTTGTATATTGCCGGGAATCGAATTATCCGTAAATACGCTATTTAACAACACGGCAAAACTTCCGAAAATTAAGTTTGAAAAGCCTGATACTGTTTTCGGAATTGACACGGTTACACAAATTAATGCCGGTATTTTTTACGGAAATGTAGGAACAATAAAAGAACTTATCTCCCAATACAAAAAAGAAATGCCCGAAGCATACATAATTTCCACAGGCGGTCAAGGTAAAAAAATATCCGAATATATTTCGGAAATTGATGAATATATTCCGAAACTCGGTGAAAAAGGGATATTTGAATTTTATAAACTTCGTAAAAAATAACTAATCCATAAAGGAGAAAAAGTGAAACTGAAATCAAAAAAGATATTTGTCATTATGATAATTTTACCAATAATTACTTTTTTAAGCCTTAAAATCACGAAAATTCTTTTATATCACGAATACGATGTCAAGAAATTCGGTACTTTCAATAATGATGTTGTTATTACGTTTCACGGGATTTACGGCGAGTATAAAGATATGGAAGTCATTGACAAAACCCTTGAAAAAGAAAGATATTCGGGCATAAATATACAATATCCGACTACAGAAGGTACTGTCGAAGAAATTTCCGAAAAATATATCGCTCCGAATGTAGAAAATATCTTGAAAACAGTCGAAGAGGATAATAAAAAAAGACGGGAACAGGGACTTCCCGAAAAGAAAGTACATTTTGTAGTCCATTCTATGGGAACAGGGATTTTGAGATATTATTTAAAAACTCACAAAATAAATAACTTAGGAAAAGTCGTTTTTATTTCCCCTCCTTCACACGGAAGTCAACTGTCTGACAATCCTATATCCGACATACTCAGAGATACTTTAGGAGAGGCAGTTGCCCAATTTAAAACTGCTCCGAACAGTTTTATAAATTCTTTGGGAGAGCCTGATTATCCGTGCTATGTAATAATAGGAAATAAATCCAATAATTTTCTTTATTCTATTTTGATTCCGGGAGTGGACGACGGAATGGTCCCTTTTAAAACTTCAAGATTGGAAAACTGTAAATACAAAGTAATGGAAAATGACACACATACAAGTATCTTGGAGGACAAAAGAACACTTGACGAGATTATTGAGTATTTGAGAAATTAAATTGTGAGGACTTATTGTCCTCACATTCCTGTTTATTTTCATATTGTAAAATTTGAAAGTTGATAATACTGCAGTATTTAAAATCCCGATTTTCTCATAATTAAATTCTTTCCAGTCTTTTTTCCATTATTTTAATTCTCTGAATAATATCTTCTTTTACTTTTTTGTCGATTAATTTTTGCATTTCCTCTTTTCCCAATTCTTTTCCGTTATTCTGATCTCTGTATGCTAACGGAACATTTTGACCCTTGTATCTTATTTTTTCCGAATTATTTTCTTCGATTAAATAATTTGAATAACTGTCTTTATACTGAACTCCGTCAATTCTTATTCTGTAATCGGTTC belongs to Pseudoleptotrichia goodfellowii and includes:
- a CDS encoding type III pantothenate kinase — protein: MILGFDIGNTHIVPIFYDNNGKIKASFRIPTRLSFTEDTLFSMLKTLADNNNINIYDVTDIAVSSVVPHINEIFEYLGQNYFDIQPEFISLDTINDEIKLLDGMERGLGADRIADILAAKKLFPEKEFVIIDFGTATTFDAVKNSTYMGGCILPGIELSVNTLFNNTAKLPKIKFEKPDTVFGIDTVTQINAGIFYGNVGTIKELISQYKKEMPEAYIISTGGQGKKISEYISEIDEYIPKLGEKGIFEFYKLRKK
- a CDS encoding esterase/lipase family protein produces the protein MIILPIITFLSLKITKILLYHEYDVKKFGTFNNDVVITFHGIYGEYKDMEVIDKTLEKERYSGINIQYPTTEGTVEEISEKYIAPNVENILKTVEEDNKKRREQGLPEKKVHFVVHSMGTGILRYYLKTHKINNLGKVVFISPPSHGSQLSDNPISDILRDTLGEAVAQFKTAPNSFINSLGEPDYPCYVIIGNKSNNFLYSILIPGVDDGMVPFKTSRLENCKYKVMENDTHTSILEDKRTLDEIIEYLRN